A genomic segment from Wolbachia endosymbiont of Ctenocephalides felis wCfeF encodes:
- a CDS encoding Chaperone protein DnaJ has protein sequence MSTKDYYELLEVDRNASVDEIKKAYKKLALKYHPDRNSGNKEAEEKFKEITAAYEVLSDPEKKAGYDRYGHEDGGFDFSQAAGDFSDIFNDFFGGGFGGSSRSKAKRSTTRVPGSDLRYDLEITLEDAFKGIQVPIHYVTNVKCGTCQGIGSEGAIKPVQCHMCQGSGRIRTQQGFFTIERTCTTCYGEGEIIQNKCKKCGGNGRRRDEVNISVSIPKGIEKGSKVRVSGKGEAGVRGGKSGDLYVYVKIAPHKIFTRDKTDLHCKVPIRMTLAVLGGEIDVQSIDGAKIKVKVPEGTQTGTKLRCREKGMPYMGSNVRGDLYVQVIVETLNPKNLTEKQIELLKALEAEEKANMQRQSEGFFSKVKKK, from the coding sequence ATGAGCACAAAAGACTACTATGAACTGCTGGAAGTAGACAGAAATGCCAGTGTTGATGAGATAAAAAAAGCATATAAGAAATTAGCGTTAAAGTATCATCCAGATAGAAATTCTGGTAATAAAGAAGCAGAGGAAAAATTTAAAGAAATAACGGCTGCGTATGAAGTTCTGTCTGACCCTGAAAAAAAGGCAGGTTATGATCGTTACGGACATGAAGATGGTGGATTTGATTTTAGCCAGGCTGCGGGAGATTTTAGTGACATATTCAACGACTTTTTTGGCGGAGGATTTGGGGGATCAAGTAGATCAAAAGCAAAGAGAAGCACAACGAGAGTGCCTGGGTCGGACTTACGTTATGATCTTGAAATTACCTTAGAAGACGCATTTAAAGGAATACAAGTGCCTATACATTACGTTACAAATGTAAAATGTGGCACGTGTCAAGGTATAGGTAGTGAAGGAGCAATCAAACCAGTTCAGTGTCACATGTGTCAAGGAAGCGGTAGGATCAGGACCCAACAGGGCTTTTTTACAATCGAGAGAACATGTACCACATGTTATGGGGAAGGAGAAATAATACAAAATAAATGCAAAAAATGTGGTGGAAATGGACGCAGAAGAGATGAAGTAAATATATCAGTTTCAATTCCAAAAGGCATAGAGAAAGGCTCTAAGGTAAGGGTAAGTGGTAAAGGAGAAGCTGGAGTAAGAGGTGGAAAAAGCGGAGATTTATATGTATATGTTAAAATTGCTCCACACAAGATCTTTACTCGAGATAAAACAGATTTACATTGCAAAGTGCCTATAAGAATGACATTAGCAGTGCTTGGTGGTGAAATTGATGTCCAGTCAATTGATGGGGCTAAAATAAAAGTAAAGGTTCCTGAAGGCACTCAAACTGGTACCAAACTACGCTGTAGAGAAAAGGGTATGCCATATATGGGCTCAAATGTACGTGGTGATTTGTATGTGCAGGTAATAGTTGAAACTTTAAATCCAAAGAACTTAACTGAAAAACAAATTGAGCTGTTGAAAGCGCTTGAAGCAGAAGAAAAGGCAAACATGCAACGGCAATCTGAAGGGTTCTTTAGTAAAGTAAAAAAAAAATAG
- a CDS encoding ATP synthase subunit delta, which produces MKRTQYNNLVSSYARALFYISEDKLGTTRKEVEFLLDFFKNQRDIFIYLSHPMISLARKKEAILSIDKNLSENLVKFIMVVSANRRSNLLILILEKFLNLVRENENELEITIKSAETLKEPDIKIITESLSFLGKITKVSNVVDPSILGGFVVKYGFNLIDASLKSYLDRLVDLSKMEILKIRNCV; this is translated from the coding sequence ATGAAAAGGACCCAATACAATAATTTAGTTTCATCTTATGCTAGAGCGCTGTTTTATATCTCAGAAGATAAACTAGGTACTACAAGAAAAGAAGTAGAGTTTTTGTTGGATTTTTTTAAAAATCAACGTGATATTTTTATATACCTATCTCATCCTATGATTTCTCTTGCGCGTAAAAAAGAAGCGATACTTTCTATAGATAAAAACTTAAGTGAGAACTTAGTGAAATTTATTATGGTTGTATCCGCAAATAGGCGCTCTAATTTATTAATCCTGATATTAGAAAAATTCTTAAATCTTGTGAGAGAAAATGAAAATGAATTGGAAATTACTATAAAGTCAGCAGAGACTTTAAAGGAACCAGATATAAAAATAATTACTGAATCTTTGAGCTTTCTTGGTAAAATAACAAAGGTAAGTAACGTGGTTGACCCTTCTATACTGGGTGGTTTTGTGGTGAAGTATGGTTTTAATTTGATTGATGCTTCGCTGAAAAGTTATTTAGATAGATTGGTTGATTTGAGTAAAATGGAAATATTGAAAATAAGGAATTGTGTATGA
- a CDS encoding ATP synthase subunit alpha has product MKNGINASEIVNIIKEKVEAFDNPIKRESIGEVISVTDGIALVYGLEKAKFGEKVFFASGIEGIVFDLDHDIAGIVVLGNDRDVKEGDIVKCSGDVVQVPVGHELLGRVVNALGYPIDNGGKIRTKNKMDMESKAPGIIDRKSVHEPLQTGIKIIDLLIPIGRGQRELIIGDRQIGKTTIALDTIINQKKINDEVDENQKVYCVYVAIGQKISTVAKVVNKLKESGALEYTTVVVASASDCAPMQFLAPYAGCTIGEFFRDNGMHCLVVYDDLSKHAVAYRQMSLLLRRPPGREAYPGDIFYVHSRLLERAAKMSDEKEQGSLTALPIIETQAGDVSAYVPTNVISITDGQIFLESELFHKGFRPAVNIGLSVSRVGSAAQLKSVKKVAGSIKLSLAQYRELEDFAKFGSDLDASVQLSLNKGKYLVELLKQRQHSPMPIEEQVALMYIFSNLYDQLSKVQISDVNKFEYDLINYFHAVHPGVLKKLSNSMNDGIKDDVFNIVSNFVTQFNYV; this is encoded by the coding sequence ATGAAAAACGGTATAAATGCTTCTGAAATAGTAAATATAATAAAAGAAAAAGTTGAGGCGTTTGATAATCCTATAAAGCGAGAAAGTATAGGTGAAGTGATTTCAGTAACTGATGGTATTGCATTGGTTTATGGACTTGAAAAAGCAAAATTTGGTGAAAAGGTATTCTTTGCAAGTGGTATAGAAGGAATAGTTTTTGATTTAGATCATGATATAGCTGGGATAGTGGTACTTGGTAACGATCGTGATGTTAAAGAAGGGGATATTGTAAAATGCAGTGGTGATGTTGTGCAGGTTCCTGTAGGGCATGAATTATTGGGAAGAGTCGTAAATGCATTAGGTTACCCTATAGACAACGGTGGGAAAATTAGAACCAAAAACAAAATGGACATGGAGTCTAAGGCGCCAGGCATTATTGATCGTAAATCTGTGCATGAACCTCTGCAAACCGGAATTAAGATTATAGACTTACTAATTCCAATAGGCAGAGGACAGCGTGAATTAATTATTGGCGATAGACAAATCGGTAAAACTACTATTGCGCTTGATACCATCATTAATCAGAAGAAGATTAATGATGAAGTGGACGAAAACCAAAAAGTTTACTGTGTTTATGTTGCTATTGGACAAAAGATTTCAACAGTAGCAAAAGTGGTAAATAAGCTAAAAGAAAGTGGGGCACTGGAGTATACAACTGTAGTTGTGGCTAGTGCATCTGACTGTGCGCCTATGCAATTTTTAGCACCTTATGCTGGTTGCACCATTGGAGAGTTTTTCCGTGATAATGGAATGCATTGCTTGGTGGTATATGATGATTTATCTAAGCACGCTGTGGCATATAGGCAGATGTCCTTATTGTTGAGGCGTCCTCCTGGCCGTGAAGCTTATCCTGGAGATATATTCTATGTGCATTCTCGTTTGCTTGAAAGAGCTGCTAAAATGTCTGATGAAAAAGAGCAGGGGTCTCTAACTGCTTTACCGATTATCGAAACTCAAGCTGGTGATGTATCTGCATATGTTCCAACTAACGTAATTTCAATTACCGATGGACAAATCTTCCTCGAGTCTGAATTATTTCATAAAGGATTTCGTCCTGCGGTAAATATAGGTTTATCAGTTTCGCGGGTTGGCTCTGCTGCACAATTGAAATCCGTGAAAAAAGTTGCTGGTTCTATAAAGCTAAGTTTGGCTCAATATAGAGAGTTAGAAGATTTCGCAAAATTTGGGTCTGATCTCGATGCTAGTGTTCAACTATCCTTAAACAAGGGTAAATATCTTGTTGAGTTATTAAAGCAAAGACAGCACTCACCTATGCCAATAGAAGAGCAAGTGGCGCTGATGTACATCTTTTCTAATCTATATGATCAGTTAAGCAAGGTACAAATAAGCGATGTCAATAAATTTGAATATGATCTTATCAATTATTTTCATGCTGTGCACCCTGGAGTTTTAAAAAAGTTGTCAAACAGCATGAATGATGGTATAAAAGACGATGTTTTCAATATTGTGAGTAATTTTGTTACTCAATTTAATTACGTTTAG
- a CDS encoding Transcription elongation factor GreA, producing the protein MASSIVNKFPMTREGFEHMQTELEKLKEEKPSIIQAISDARDQGDLSENAEYHAARERLGFIEGRIMELENKISHAEVIEVKSLSGDSVMFGATVTLSMLSDDGSEVEYIYKIVGEYEADVSKQLISTSSPLGSALIGKKVGEYVEVVVPSGEKLYKIVKIEFK; encoded by the coding sequence ATGGCTTCATCAATTGTTAATAAGTTTCCTATGACAAGGGAAGGTTTTGAACATATGCAAACCGAGCTTGAGAAATTAAAGGAAGAAAAGCCTTCCATTATACAAGCTATTTCTGATGCACGTGATCAAGGTGATTTATCCGAAAACGCGGAGTATCATGCTGCACGAGAAAGGTTAGGTTTTATTGAAGGACGTATAATGGAGTTAGAAAACAAGATTTCACATGCAGAAGTAATAGAAGTGAAAAGCTTGTCTGGCGATTCAGTAATGTTTGGCGCAACCGTAACATTAAGCATGCTCAGTGATGATGGTAGTGAAGTAGAATATATTTATAAAATTGTAGGTGAGTATGAAGCTGATGTTTCAAAACAGTTGATATCTACTAGTTCACCTTTAGGTAGTGCTTTAATTGGCAAAAAAGTTGGCGAATATGTGGAAGTGGTAGTGCCAAGCGGAGAGAAGTTGTATAAAATAGTTAAGATTGAATTTAAATAA
- a CDS encoding 3-4-dihydroxy-2-butanone 4-phosphate synthase has translation MVQTTYASMSLSSISPVEDVLEDARSGKLFILVDDEDRENEGDLIVLAEKLEPKHVAFMVRYGTGIVFLAMTRLHMSRLGLEFMRKSNVDEKLIPHTAFTTSIDARYGITTGVSAHDRTRTILTAIDEKSTEDDIITPGHVFPIIANDGGVLARNGHTEASVEIAKLVGLNHAAVGCELVNDDGSMMRLPQLLKFAEQHKIKLTTIDKLVSYVKKLS, from the coding sequence ATGGTACAGACCACTTATGCATCAATGAGTCTATCCAGCATTTCTCCTGTGGAAGATGTGTTAGAGGATGCCCGTTCTGGTAAGTTATTTATTTTAGTTGATGATGAAGATAGAGAAAATGAAGGTGATTTGATTGTCTTAGCTGAAAAGCTAGAGCCAAAACATGTAGCTTTTATGGTTAGATATGGTACTGGCATTGTATTTTTAGCTATGACAAGACTTCATATGAGTAGGCTAGGCCTTGAGTTTATGAGGAAGAGTAATGTAGATGAAAAGCTTATTCCTCACACTGCGTTTACTACATCAATTGATGCACGTTATGGTATTACAACAGGTGTTTCTGCTCATGATAGAACGCGCACGATACTTACTGCTATTGATGAAAAGAGTACTGAAGATGATATTATTACTCCCGGTCATGTTTTTCCCATTATTGCAAATGATGGTGGAGTCTTGGCACGCAATGGTCATACTGAAGCAAGTGTTGAAATAGCAAAGTTAGTTGGCCTTAATCATGCAGCTGTAGGGTGTGAATTAGTGAATGATGATGGCTCTATGATGCGCTTACCTCAGTTGCTTAAATTTGCTGAACAACATAAGATTAAGTTAACTACCATCGATAAACTTGTTAGCTACGTTAAAAAGTTAAGCTAG
- a CDS encoding Beta-barrel assembly-enhancing protease, whose amino-acid sequence MFKIAKFFTLLLFFIYCSSAYSVNVIRDSEVEAVVKELAQPLFSAAGIDSDRIKVFIINDNSINAFVIDNNSIFIHLGLLQHSTEPYVLLGILAHEIAHISAGHVLQLSGAVSYFQSIAMISYVIGLVSTIIINPQVASAILLSGVALSSRLFFNYSQEQESVADSYALRYLDESGYDNSGMKEVFDYFKSIEHENTEGYFRTHPLSDKRIFAVQNYKVKNSVKPILADKLLRFKRMVTKLDSFFSPIHVLSNKYEGNSEYVNAIIHYRQGKMEKAIAIVDSLAQKSRNDPYLYELKAEMLYKAGNLGEAIKMYEESLRYLSEKDSYLVKLTLSHALLLYGDAKKAIFYLEQIASVEPNNAFVWKYLSIAYKRNADTAMHYFALTKKACIEGNLKQFMKYAELAVKTLPKNSPYLLQIEDMKRFNG is encoded by the coding sequence ATGTTTAAAATTGCTAAGTTTTTTACTTTGTTGCTCTTTTTTATATATTGCAGTAGCGCTTACTCTGTTAACGTTATTAGAGATAGTGAGGTGGAAGCAGTGGTAAAAGAACTAGCGCAACCCTTATTTTCTGCTGCAGGCATCGATAGTGATCGGATAAAAGTTTTCATAATTAATGATAATTCTATTAATGCTTTCGTAATTGATAATAATAGCATTTTCATTCACTTAGGACTTTTACAACATTCGACTGAACCTTACGTTTTGCTTGGCATATTAGCACATGAGATTGCTCATATATCTGCTGGTCATGTATTGCAGCTAAGTGGTGCTGTGAGTTATTTTCAATCAATAGCAATGATCAGTTATGTGATAGGATTGGTTTCTACTATTATCATTAATCCCCAGGTTGCTAGTGCAATTTTGTTAAGCGGTGTAGCACTCAGCTCAAGGCTGTTTTTTAACTATTCTCAAGAGCAAGAAAGTGTAGCAGATAGCTATGCTTTAAGGTACCTTGATGAGTCTGGCTATGATAATTCAGGTATGAAAGAGGTTTTTGACTACTTTAAAAGTATCGAGCATGAAAACACTGAAGGGTATTTTCGCACTCATCCACTTAGTGACAAGCGCATATTTGCTGTACAAAATTATAAGGTTAAAAACAGTGTGAAACCAATTCTTGCAGATAAGTTACTAAGGTTTAAGCGTATGGTTACAAAACTAGATTCCTTCTTTTCTCCCATACATGTGTTATCCAATAAATATGAGGGTAATTCTGAGTACGTAAATGCTATAATCCATTATAGGCAAGGAAAGATGGAAAAGGCTATTGCTATAGTTGATTCATTAGCTCAAAAGTCACGCAATGACCCATACTTATATGAATTAAAAGCAGAAATGCTGTACAAAGCGGGGAATTTAGGTGAAGCAATAAAAATGTACGAAGAATCGCTTAGGTATTTGTCTGAGAAAGACAGTTATTTGGTGAAACTTACATTATCCCATGCTTTATTGTTGTACGGTGATGCAAAGAAAGCAATTTTTTACCTGGAACAGATCGCAAGTGTAGAACCAAATAATGCCTTTGTCTGGAAGTATTTAAGTATTGCATATAAACGTAATGCTGATACGGCAATGCATTATTTTGCTTTAACGAAAAAGGCTTGCATTGAAGGTAATTTAAAACAATTCATGAAATATGCTGAGTTAGCTGTTAAAACTTTACCAAAAAACAGCCCTTACTTGTTGCAAATTGAAGATATGAAACGATTTAATGGATGA
- a CDS encoding 3-oxoacyl-[acyl-carrier-protein] reductase FabG, producing MFRLEGRKFLITGASGGIGQAIVKTMHKAGAILCISGTKKEALEEVAKLYEKNIYVLPCNLLNAEEVNQLINRASELMEGFDGLVCNAGITQDSLLLRMTDEAWQKVIDINLSSTFKLNREACRKLIKNNWGRIINISSIVGLTGNAGQANYAASKAGIIAMSKSIAKEVASRNITVNCIAPGFIDTKMTEVLTEEQKRKILDNIPMKKIGTGEEIAAGVLFLASDEAKYITGHVLNINGGLFM from the coding sequence ATGTTTCGATTAGAAGGCAGAAAATTCCTGATTACTGGTGCATCAGGTGGAATAGGGCAGGCAATTGTAAAAACCATGCATAAAGCTGGAGCAATTCTATGTATTTCTGGTACAAAAAAAGAAGCCCTAGAAGAAGTTGCTAAACTATATGAAAAAAATATTTATGTACTTCCTTGCAACTTGTTAAATGCCGAGGAAGTAAACCAGCTAATAAATAGAGCAAGTGAGTTGATGGAGGGTTTCGACGGGCTCGTATGTAATGCAGGCATTACACAAGATAGTTTATTGCTGAGAATGACGGATGAAGCATGGCAAAAAGTGATTGATATTAACTTGAGTTCTACGTTTAAACTAAATAGAGAAGCATGCAGGAAACTAATTAAGAATAACTGGGGGAGGATTATAAATATTTCTTCAATAGTAGGGTTAACAGGAAATGCTGGGCAGGCAAATTATGCAGCATCAAAAGCTGGAATAATAGCCATGAGTAAATCCATAGCAAAAGAAGTTGCAAGCCGCAATATAACAGTAAATTGTATTGCTCCTGGGTTTATAGATACTAAAATGACTGAAGTTTTAACTGAAGAACAGAAGAGAAAAATACTAGATAATATTCCAATGAAAAAAATAGGAACGGGAGAAGAAATAGCAGCGGGAGTCCTGTTTTTAGCAAGTGATGAAGCAAAATATATCACAGGGCATGTGCTGAACATTAACGGCGGTTTATTTATGTAG
- a CDS encoding Type I secretion system membrane fusion protein PrsE: MISKLKKLSAGFSLTGLLGHSDNINMQGTKNKKKKYPKLLDKTFALIDAVVSFILKREGNNVNEVLRVTWGPLFFGLIVILIFFGIGGIWSAIAPIDGAVHASGEVIVSSNRKIVQHLGGGIISKILVKEGQAVKKDEPLVLLSDVNEKANLSIIKEKLLSLLATEARLIAIRGGLDTIEFPDEVKELSDGNLASKVMKNQIRLFDSQHKSILGKTDILQQRIRQLHDELVGLNSQLDAALKQYDLIAEELETKRQLLSGGHIGKPHILALEKQFAEIEGRVGHYRAAISQVQQKIGENELEIINVKNDAQERANIELKEVSTSIADLRERLMVAEDALARTIIRSPQNGIVTDIRYHTEGGVIQSGVPIMSVVPSNDDLIIDAKIQTRNIEEILSAQKKDSNIVSIDGLEGLKVKVRLSAYSARRLSLINGIVSHISPDALDDPRLGRYYSVRVVIPKSELAQFKNVYLYPGMPAEVYIVTQSRTLLSFLFTPIIATVDRSFIER, from the coding sequence ATGATAAGTAAGTTAAAAAAACTTAGCGCTGGATTCTCTTTGACAGGTCTACTTGGCCATAGTGATAATATAAACATGCAAGGAACAAAAAATAAAAAGAAGAAGTACCCAAAACTTTTGGATAAAACGTTTGCATTGATTGACGCGGTGGTAAGTTTCATTTTAAAACGCGAGGGTAATAACGTAAATGAGGTTCTGAGAGTAACATGGGGACCACTGTTTTTTGGCCTGATAGTGATACTCATTTTTTTTGGAATAGGTGGTATTTGGTCAGCTATAGCTCCAATTGATGGGGCAGTGCATGCAAGTGGAGAAGTTATTGTATCTTCAAACAGGAAAATAGTTCAACATTTGGGTGGAGGAATAATAAGTAAAATTTTGGTCAAAGAGGGCCAGGCAGTCAAAAAAGATGAGCCTTTAGTTTTGTTAAGTGATGTTAACGAGAAGGCAAATTTGAGTATAATCAAAGAAAAACTCTTATCACTTTTGGCAACTGAAGCAAGGCTTATTGCTATTAGGGGAGGCTTAGACACAATTGAATTCCCTGATGAAGTCAAAGAGTTATCTGATGGCAATCTTGCAAGTAAAGTGATGAAAAATCAGATAAGATTATTTGATTCTCAGCACAAGAGTATATTGGGAAAAACTGACATACTGCAACAGCGTATAAGACAGTTACATGATGAGCTAGTAGGGCTGAATTCTCAACTAGATGCAGCCCTCAAGCAATATGACTTAATAGCTGAGGAGTTAGAAACAAAAAGGCAGCTTCTTAGCGGTGGTCACATAGGTAAGCCACACATTTTGGCTTTGGAAAAGCAGTTTGCTGAAATTGAAGGTAGAGTTGGTCATTACCGTGCTGCAATATCTCAGGTACAACAAAAAATTGGAGAAAACGAGTTAGAAATCATAAATGTGAAGAATGACGCTCAAGAGAGGGCAAACATTGAGCTTAAGGAAGTTAGCACATCTATTGCTGACTTGAGAGAAAGATTGATGGTTGCGGAAGATGCATTAGCACGCACAATTATTAGATCGCCTCAAAACGGAATAGTTACGGATATACGGTACCATACAGAAGGTGGTGTTATACAGTCTGGTGTGCCGATTATGAGCGTAGTGCCATCTAATGATGATTTAATAATAGACGCTAAAATTCAGACTAGAAATATAGAGGAGATACTGTCAGCACAAAAAAAAGATAGCAATATAGTCTCTATTGACGGATTGGAAGGGCTAAAGGTGAAAGTAAGGTTGAGTGCTTACAGCGCACGTCGTTTAAGTTTAATTAACGGTATAGTAAGCCATATTTCTCCTGATGCCCTCGACGATCCAAGGTTAGGGCGTTATTATTCAGTACGTGTGGTGATACCAAAGTCAGAGCTTGCTCAGTTCAAAAATGTATACCTATATCCTGGTATGCCAGCAGAAGTGTATATAGTTACTCAATCCCGTACTCTTTTGTCATTCTTGTTTACGCCTATAATTGCAACAGTTGATAGGTCTTTTATAGAAAGGTAA
- a CDS encoding Cytochrome c oxidase subunit 2 codes for MVKLFVLLIMFYSSTSAASAPTSWQFGFPSPATEIMEVVVKSHSFVMSIMVAIMLLVWALLAYVVFRFRKSKVKNISKTSHNILLEIVWFVIPTIIVGVLAFKNAELIKLQEKVPKADITLKVIGHQWYWSYQYPEYQGMSFDSYIKGKDDFSEGDLKLFSVDNNVVLPINTNVRLQVTAGDVIHSWGIPAFGVKIDAIPGRLNEAWFNVKKPGIYYGQCYELCGQGHGFMPIVVEAVSKEDFNKWIENKKLVS; via the coding sequence ATGGTGAAGTTATTTGTATTATTGATAATGTTTTACTCGAGTACATCAGCTGCTTCTGCTCCTACCTCCTGGCAATTTGGATTTCCTTCTCCTGCAACTGAGATAATGGAAGTTGTAGTTAAGTCACATTCGTTTGTGATGAGTATAATGGTTGCAATAATGCTTCTCGTATGGGCACTGCTTGCTTATGTAGTATTTCGCTTTCGTAAGAGCAAAGTGAAGAATATAAGTAAGACAAGTCATAATATCCTTTTAGAAATCGTCTGGTTTGTTATACCAACGATTATTGTTGGAGTATTGGCCTTTAAAAATGCTGAATTAATTAAGCTACAGGAAAAGGTACCAAAGGCTGACATAACACTGAAGGTTATTGGTCATCAATGGTATTGGAGCTATCAATATCCAGAATATCAAGGCATGTCGTTTGACAGCTATATTAAGGGGAAAGATGACTTTAGCGAAGGAGATTTGAAACTATTCTCTGTTGACAATAACGTTGTTTTGCCTATCAATACTAACGTTCGTTTACAAGTAACGGCAGGAGATGTGATACATAGCTGGGGAATACCAGCTTTCGGTGTAAAAATCGATGCAATACCAGGAAGACTAAATGAAGCATGGTTTAATGTCAAGAAGCCTGGTATTTATTATGGGCAGTGTTATGAATTGTGTGGTCAAGGTCATGGGTTTATGCCAATTGTTGTTGAAGCAGTAAGTAAAGAAGATTTTAATAAGTGGATCGAAAATAAAAAATTAGTGAGTTAA
- a CDS encoding Cytochrome c oxidase subunit 1, with product MSDVPRGIKRWLFSTNHKDIGTLYIIFSILAGIIGGLLSVVIRTQLMHINVLNNNYQLYNVMVTGHAVIMVFFMIMPALMGGFGNWFVPLMIGAPDMAFPRMNNLSFWLLVTSFVLLVFSVFAGEGPGTGWTLYPPLSQIMSHPSAGVDLAILALHIAGMSSIVGAINFIVTIFNMRAKGMLLTKMPLFVWSVLLTSFMLIVALPVLAGAITMLLTDRNIGTSFFDPAGGGDPVLFQHLFWFFGHPEVYVIIFPAFGIISQIVSTFSHRPIFGYMGMVYAMIGIAVFGFMVWAHHMFTVGLSEDAAIFFSTSTIFIGVITGVKVFSWIATMWGGAIELKTPMLFALGFIFMFVGGGITGIILSQGGIDKLLHDTYYVVAHFHYVMSLAAIFGAFAGFYYWIGKMSGKQYNECLGKIHFWLTFISTNITFLPQHFLGLAGMPRRIPDYPDAFIPWNYVSSIGSYMSFISVMLFVFIVVHLFKWGKKAGNNPWGGDTLEWTISSPPPFHTFEKPPVVK from the coding sequence ATGAGTGATGTACCAAGAGGTATAAAGCGTTGGCTATTTTCTACTAATCATAAAGACATAGGAACGCTGTACATTATTTTCTCCATACTAGCTGGAATTATTGGCGGATTGTTATCAGTGGTTATTCGCACTCAACTAATGCACATTAATGTACTTAATAATAACTATCAATTATATAACGTAATGGTTACAGGGCATGCGGTAATAATGGTATTTTTTATGATAATGCCAGCACTAATGGGAGGATTCGGTAATTGGTTTGTACCTCTTATGATTGGCGCACCAGACATGGCATTTCCCCGTATGAATAATTTAAGTTTTTGGTTGTTAGTAACATCTTTTGTTTTGCTCGTCTTTTCAGTATTTGCTGGCGAAGGTCCTGGAACAGGTTGGACTTTATACCCACCTCTGTCGCAAATCATGTCTCATCCAAGCGCAGGAGTTGACCTTGCCATACTTGCACTTCATATTGCTGGTATGTCATCGATTGTTGGAGCGATCAATTTTATAGTTACTATATTTAACATGCGTGCAAAGGGCATGTTATTAACTAAGATGCCACTATTTGTTTGGTCTGTTTTATTAACGTCATTCATGTTAATTGTCGCTTTACCGGTGCTCGCTGGTGCTATAACTATGCTGCTTACTGATCGCAATATTGGTACTTCCTTTTTTGATCCTGCCGGAGGTGGTGACCCTGTATTGTTTCAACATCTATTTTGGTTTTTTGGTCATCCGGAAGTTTACGTAATTATTTTTCCTGCGTTTGGTATCATAAGCCAAATCGTATCAACTTTTTCTCATAGGCCGATATTTGGTTATATGGGAATGGTTTACGCAATGATAGGCATAGCAGTATTTGGCTTTATGGTTTGGGCTCATCATATGTTTACTGTTGGGCTTAGTGAAGATGCTGCCATATTTTTTAGCACCAGCACAATTTTCATTGGTGTTATAACTGGTGTTAAAGTCTTTAGCTGGATTGCAACTATGTGGGGTGGAGCGATTGAACTTAAAACCCCTATGCTATTTGCACTGGGTTTTATCTTCATGTTTGTTGGTGGTGGTATAACCGGGATAATTCTGTCTCAAGGCGGAATAGATAAGCTTTTGCACGATACCTATTATGTTGTTGCTCACTTTCACTATGTCATGTCACTTGCTGCAATATTTGGAGCCTTCGCTGGCTTTTATTATTGGATAGGTAAAATGTCGGGTAAACAGTATAATGAGTGCCTGGGAAAAATACATTTTTGGCTTACTTTTATTAGCACCAATATCACTTTCTTACCTCAGCATTTTCTGGGATTAGCTGGTATGCCAAGGCGTATACCCGACTATCCAGATGCATTCATTCCTTGGAATTATGTATCCTCAATTGGTTCATATATGTCCTTCATTTCAGTTATGCTTTTTGTGTTTATAGTTGTACACCTCTTCAAATGGGGCAAGAAAGCTGGAAATAACCCTTGGGGAGGTGATACCTTGGAGTGGACAATATCTTCACCACCACCTTTTCATACTTTCGAAAAACCGCCAGTGGTAAAATAG